The following proteins come from a genomic window of Desmospora profundinema:
- a CDS encoding zinc ribbon domain-containing protein: MKEKGCPKCGCKKAAVREIAATGTGLSRMFDIQHNQFKVVSCKDCGYSELYSLKGSRSRNVLDLFFG, translated from the coding sequence TTGAAGGAGAAAGGTTGTCCCAAGTGCGGGTGTAAAAAAGCTGCTGTGCGGGAAATTGCTGCGACGGGGACGGGTTTAAGCCGGATGTTCGATATTCAGCACAATCAGTTTAAAGTCGTTTCCTGTAAGGATTGCGGGTACTCGGAATTGTACAGCCTGAAAGGATCGCGTTCGCGGAACGTGCTGGATCTCTTTTTCGGATAA
- a CDS encoding GntR family transcriptional regulator — protein MPIPHQSIQINRHSAKEQALQLLQRWIIEGTLRPGEKVNDSQLAEALGVSRTPVREALQILELQGFVEMRPGKETRVTPLKKDDVHRLYPPLAALEATAAELAAHTIDEKSLLQLEEMNEKFARALQNRQSYDAMEWDESFHRLIVQSTGNPYLEQFTSVLEKHTRRFKGIFLENSWLPSNPSVEEHRMIIEALRKRDAEQAQKIMKLNWIRPMKRILEQVESMREED, from the coding sequence ATGCCTATTCCTCATCAATCGATCCAAATCAACCGTCACAGCGCCAAAGAGCAAGCCCTCCAACTTCTTCAGCGATGGATTATCGAAGGTACCCTTCGTCCCGGCGAAAAAGTGAATGATTCACAATTAGCCGAAGCGCTGGGAGTAAGCCGCACCCCTGTTCGGGAAGCGCTACAGATCCTGGAATTGCAGGGGTTTGTGGAAATGCGCCCCGGCAAGGAAACCCGGGTCACTCCTCTCAAAAAAGATGATGTCCATCGTCTCTATCCCCCCCTGGCAGCGCTGGAAGCGACTGCAGCGGAATTGGCCGCTCACACCATCGATGAGAAAAGTCTGCTTCAATTAGAAGAAATGAACGAAAAATTTGCCCGGGCCCTGCAAAATCGACAGTCCTATGATGCCATGGAATGGGACGAATCTTTTCATCGTCTGATTGTGCAAAGTACCGGCAACCCCTACCTGGAACAATTCACCTCTGTGCTGGAAAAGCACACTCGCCGGTTCAAAGGCATCTTCCTGGAGAACTCCTGGCTCCCGTCCAACCCGTCGGTGGAAGAACACCGCATGATTATCGAAGCCCTGCGGAAAAGAGACGCAGAGCAAGCCCAAAAGATTATGAAACTAAACTGGATCCGCCCCATGAAACGGATTCTGGAGCAAGTAGAATCGATGCGAGAGGAAGATTGA
- a CDS encoding DMT family transporter, which yields MVVIGAVMWGLSGTVAQTLFQEADFQPGWLVSVRLLTAGVLLLAILAVRRGAGTILAVWREPRDRLQLLVFGIGGMLAVQYTYFAAIDASNAAMATLLQYLGPMLICCWLAFRSRRWPTSYEGGGVLLALAGTALLVSGGHGGSLSVSGTALFWGLASAVALAFYTLYPSRLLPRWGAGTVVGWAMVIGGTGLSFLHPPWQVTGTFTLESILSISFIIVFGTLLAFFLYLDSLRLIRPTETSLLACTEPLSATVAAVVWLGVPFGVPEWVGAGCIIATVALLSLEPHTQQKAVEPASIPHAKEKTG from the coding sequence ATGGTTGTGATTGGAGCGGTGATGTGGGGCCTTTCCGGCACGGTGGCCCAGACGTTGTTTCAGGAAGCGGATTTTCAGCCGGGTTGGTTGGTCTCCGTTCGCCTGCTGACCGCGGGGGTGTTACTTCTGGCCATTCTGGCGGTGCGCAGGGGAGCGGGAACGATTTTGGCAGTGTGGCGGGAGCCTCGTGACCGCCTTCAGTTGTTGGTATTTGGGATCGGCGGGATGCTGGCTGTTCAGTATACTTATTTTGCCGCCATCGATGCCAGCAATGCAGCGATGGCGACGTTGCTGCAGTACTTGGGGCCGATGCTGATCTGTTGTTGGCTGGCCTTCCGATCGCGTCGCTGGCCGACTTCCTATGAAGGGGGAGGGGTCCTGTTGGCATTGGCGGGGACCGCATTGCTGGTGAGCGGCGGTCACGGCGGGAGTCTTTCCGTTTCGGGAACGGCCCTGTTCTGGGGGCTGGCTTCGGCGGTCGCCCTGGCTTTTTATACGTTGTATCCATCCCGTTTGCTTCCGCGTTGGGGAGCGGGGACGGTCGTCGGGTGGGCGATGGTGATCGGCGGCACCGGTCTTTCTTTTCTTCATCCTCCCTGGCAGGTGACAGGTACGTTTACCTTAGAGTCCATTCTCTCTATTTCATTCATCATTGTGTTCGGCACTTTGCTGGCTTTCTTCCTCTATCTTGACAGCTTGCGTTTGATCCGTCCAACGGAAACCAGTTTGTTGGCCTGTACGGAGCCGCTTTCCGCCACGGTCGCGGCGGTGGTGTGGTTAGGGGTTCCCTTCGGTGTCCCGGAATGGGTGGGAGCGGGTTGCATTATCGCCACGGTTGCCCTGCTCTCGTTGGAACCCCATACGCAGCAAAAAGCAGTCGAGCCCGCTTCCATTCCTCATGCAAAGGAGAAAACAGGATGA
- a CDS encoding acyl-CoA carboxylase subunit beta, translating to MGGGDKKIRAQHDKGKLTARERIDLLLDEDTFVELNPFVENTAADYGEAPGEGVVTGYGKIHGRPVYLFAQDFTVYGGSLGEMHALKIARVMDLAAKNGAPIIGLNDSGGARIQEGVVSLDGYGHIFYRNSIYSGVIPQISVILGPCAGGAVYSPAITDFVFMVEGTSQMFITGPKVIETVTGETISAEDLGGARVHSSLSGNAHFTAPSEPEVLNQVRRLLSFLPQNNVEDPPRTYCKEDDGWSDELTEKVPIEGTKVYDVRGVIDSIVDDGDFMEVQERFAKNIVVGFGRVDGQVVGIAANQPKVMAGGLDIDSSDKLARFIRFCDSFNIPLVTFVDVTGFFPGVNQEHRGIIRHGAKILYAYSEATVPKITVITRKAYGGAYVALNSKAIGADMVYAWPSAEVAVMGPEGAANIIYHREIQASDDPAATRAEKIQEYREKFANPYVAASKGMVDDVIDPRETRKKLKEALEMLKHKQETRPSKKHGNIPL from the coding sequence ATGGGGGGCGGGGACAAAAAGATCCGCGCCCAGCACGATAAAGGCAAGTTGACGGCCCGGGAACGGATCGATTTGCTGTTGGATGAGGATACGTTTGTAGAACTAAACCCCTTTGTGGAGAATACAGCGGCTGATTATGGAGAAGCGCCGGGGGAAGGGGTCGTGACTGGGTACGGAAAGATTCACGGTCGTCCCGTCTATCTATTTGCCCAGGATTTTACTGTGTACGGCGGCTCCCTGGGCGAAATGCACGCGTTAAAGATTGCGCGGGTGATGGATCTGGCCGCCAAAAACGGAGCCCCCATCATCGGGCTGAATGACTCCGGAGGAGCTCGGATCCAGGAGGGAGTGGTCTCCCTAGACGGCTATGGTCATATTTTTTACCGCAATTCCATCTATTCCGGTGTCATTCCCCAGATCTCCGTCATCCTGGGTCCCTGTGCCGGCGGGGCGGTTTATTCCCCGGCCATCACGGACTTTGTTTTCATGGTGGAAGGGACCAGCCAGATGTTTATTACCGGGCCGAAGGTGATTGAGACGGTGACCGGGGAGACGATTTCAGCGGAGGACTTGGGCGGGGCACGGGTTCATTCTTCCCTGAGCGGAAACGCCCACTTCACCGCCCCGTCAGAGCCGGAAGTTCTCAATCAGGTGCGCCGTCTGCTTTCCTTTCTGCCGCAAAACAATGTAGAAGATCCTCCCCGTACGTATTGCAAAGAGGACGATGGCTGGTCGGACGAGCTGACGGAGAAGGTTCCGATCGAGGGGACGAAAGTGTATGATGTACGTGGAGTGATTGATAGTATCGTCGACGACGGAGACTTTATGGAGGTTCAGGAGCGGTTCGCCAAAAACATCGTGGTCGGGTTTGGGCGCGTCGATGGTCAGGTGGTGGGGATCGCCGCCAACCAGCCCAAAGTGATGGCCGGCGGACTGGACATCGATTCTTCGGACAAACTGGCTCGGTTTATCCGCTTTTGCGACAGCTTCAACATCCCGTTGGTCACCTTTGTTGACGTAACCGGCTTCTTTCCCGGCGTCAACCAGGAGCATCGGGGGATCATCCGCCACGGAGCCAAGATTTTGTACGCGTATTCGGAGGCAACTGTCCCCAAAATCACGGTCATCACCCGCAAAGCGTACGGCGGGGCGTATGTGGCGCTGAACAGCAAAGCGATCGGTGCTGACATGGTGTATGCCTGGCCCAGCGCCGAGGTGGCGGTGATGGGACCCGAAGGGGCAGCCAATATTATCTACCATCGGGAGATACAAGCGAGTGACGATCCGGCGGCAACTAGAGCTGAAAAAATCCAGGAGTACCGGGAAAAGTTCGCCAATCCGTATGTGGCTGCCTCTAAGGGGATGGTGGACGATGTGATCGATCCCCGGGAAACGCGCAAAAAGCTGAAGGAAGCTCTGGAGATGTTAAAACACAAGCAGGAGACGCGGCCGTCTAAAAAACACGGCAATATTCCGCTTTGA
- a CDS encoding cobalamin B12-binding domain-containing protein — MNRPIRVLVAKPGLDGHDRGALIIAQSLRDEGMEVIYTGLRQSPAQIVATAVQEDVDVIGLSCLSGAHNELFPEVIHLLQKEGADDIVVVGGGVIPQTDIPGLLEKGIAKIFTPGTSTKETADFIREAVRKREETL, encoded by the coding sequence ATGAACCGACCGATACGGGTATTGGTGGCCAAACCGGGGCTGGACGGCCATGACCGCGGAGCATTGATTATTGCCCAGTCGCTCCGGGATGAGGGGATGGAAGTGATCTACACCGGTCTGCGCCAGTCTCCCGCCCAGATTGTGGCGACGGCCGTTCAAGAAGATGTGGATGTCATCGGGCTGTCCTGCTTATCCGGCGCCCATAACGAGTTGTTTCCTGAAGTGATCCACCTCTTACAAAAGGAAGGTGCCGATGATATCGTGGTGGTGGGAGGAGGCGTCATCCCTCAAACGGATATTCCCGGGTTGTTGGAAAAGGGAATCGCCAAGATTTTCACCCCCGGCACCTCCACCAAGGAAACCGCCGACTTTATCCGGGAAGCGGTTAGGAAACGGGAGGAGACGTTATGA
- a CDS encoding DMT family transporter translates to MKTAAQLTAVAIFWAGVFHVGHWTMDEMEPMTTAFLRFTVAAITLWPLLVWMEPKDWRVRRGEVLPLIGLGCTGIFLYNAGFFYGLEGSGPVTASVVIASIPMVTALLSALILKETFTGRQAVGLVLSFAGVFLVVTEGRWELAGWKGGGIAWLTLAVFSFSFYTILGRRWMVGITPLKATAYATAWGAVGLGIAAFFTGGWFPEQSSLGSWLGIGYMAWFATVWGFVWWNKGVARWGAGRTAVFLNMVPLFTLLITVVTGEVPTLFQITGTCLVVAGVSLATIRWSEQTVPLAAKETQKSGS, encoded by the coding sequence ATGAAGACAGCAGCACAGTTGACTGCGGTGGCTATTTTCTGGGCGGGCGTCTTTCATGTGGGCCATTGGACGATGGATGAGATGGAACCCATGACGACGGCTTTTCTCCGATTTACAGTGGCGGCAATCACCCTATGGCCGCTGCTGGTGTGGATGGAGCCGAAAGATTGGAGGGTCAGGCGGGGAGAAGTTCTCCCTCTGATCGGATTGGGATGTACCGGCATCTTTCTGTATAACGCCGGTTTCTTTTATGGATTGGAGGGTTCCGGTCCGGTCACCGCGTCGGTTGTGATCGCCTCGATCCCCATGGTGACGGCACTGCTATCCGCCTTGATACTGAAAGAGACGTTTACCGGTCGCCAAGCAGTGGGGCTGGTGCTGTCGTTTGCCGGTGTCTTTCTGGTTGTCACCGAGGGCCGGTGGGAGTTGGCGGGGTGGAAAGGCGGCGGGATTGCCTGGCTGACATTGGCTGTTTTTTCCTTTTCATTTTACACCATCTTGGGCCGCAGATGGATGGTTGGGATCACTCCCTTGAAAGCGACTGCTTATGCGACGGCATGGGGTGCGGTCGGGTTGGGGATCGCCGCTTTCTTCACCGGTGGATGGTTTCCGGAGCAGTCCTCTCTTGGATCCTGGTTGGGGATAGGGTATATGGCCTGGTTTGCCACGGTATGGGGTTTCGTTTGGTGGAACAAGGGAGTGGCCCGCTGGGGAGCGGGGCGTACCGCGGTTTTTCTGAATATGGTTCCTCTTTTCACCTTGCTGATTACCGTAGTTACCGGTGAAGTTCCCACCCTTTTTCAGATCACCGGCACATGCCTGGTGGTGGCGGGAGTCAGTTTGGCCACGATTCGCTGGAGCGAGCAGACTGTTCCCCTTGCTGCGAAAGAAACGCAAAAAAGCGGAAGTTGA
- a CDS encoding acyl-CoA mutase large subunit family protein, with amino-acid sequence MSEKNFETLYREWQEKTRELLQKYPEQKERFETLSGLEVDRVYIPDKPGKRETESIGLPGEYPFTRGIRPSMYRSRHWTMRQYAGFGSAEETNRRFRYLLEQGQTGLSVAFDLPTQIGYDSDDPMAAGEVGKVGVAIDSLEDMEKLLKGIPLDRVSTSMTINAPASVLLAMYIAVGEKQGVPSDRLTGTIQNDILKEYIARGTYIFPPQPSMRLITDVFSFCGEHVPRWNTISISGYHIREAGSTAVQEVAFTLADGIAYVEAARSAGLDVDRFAPRLSFFFNAHNHFFEEVAKFRAARRLWARIMKERFGAKDLRSMQLRFHTQTGGSTLTAQQPDNNIVRVTVQALSAVLGGTQSLHTNARDEALALPTEESARIALRTQQILAHESGVTHTVDPLGGSWFVESLTDAIEREAETYIQRIDEMGGAVAAVEQGYMQREIHQAALETQRKIESGEEVVVGLNRYRLEQEAEPELYRLDPALARKQVESLQALRSRRDEVRVQESLERLKRGAAGTDNLMPLILDAVRSYATVGEICHSLRKVFGEYQPIG; translated from the coding sequence GTGTCAGAGAAAAATTTTGAAACCCTGTACCGGGAATGGCAGGAAAAAACCCGGGAGTTACTACAGAAATACCCGGAACAGAAAGAACGTTTTGAAACCCTGTCGGGACTTGAGGTGGATCGGGTCTATATACCGGACAAACCGGGAAAAAGGGAGACGGAATCCATCGGATTACCGGGGGAGTATCCGTTTACCCGCGGGATTCGGCCCAGTATGTACCGTTCCCGTCACTGGACGATGCGCCAGTATGCCGGGTTCGGGTCGGCGGAGGAGACGAACCGGCGTTTTCGCTATCTGTTGGAGCAAGGGCAGACCGGGCTCTCGGTGGCATTCGACCTACCGACACAGATCGGATACGATTCCGATGATCCGATGGCGGCGGGAGAAGTGGGCAAAGTGGGAGTGGCCATTGACTCCCTGGAGGATATGGAGAAGCTTTTAAAGGGAATCCCGTTGGATCGGGTCAGCACCTCCATGACCATTAATGCTCCGGCGTCGGTTCTCCTGGCCATGTATATCGCGGTGGGGGAAAAGCAGGGTGTGCCGTCCGACCGTCTGACGGGTACCATTCAAAACGATATTTTAAAGGAATATATCGCGCGGGGGACTTATATTTTTCCACCCCAGCCGTCCATGCGATTAATCACGGATGTGTTTTCGTTTTGCGGCGAACACGTCCCCCGCTGGAACACGATCAGTATCAGCGGCTATCACATCCGGGAGGCCGGTTCCACCGCCGTGCAGGAAGTGGCGTTTACGCTGGCGGATGGAATCGCATATGTGGAAGCAGCCAGGAGTGCGGGGTTGGATGTGGATCGATTTGCGCCGCGCCTATCCTTCTTCTTTAACGCTCACAACCACTTTTTTGAGGAAGTGGCCAAGTTTCGGGCTGCCCGTCGACTGTGGGCGCGAATCATGAAGGAGCGGTTCGGAGCGAAGGACCTGCGCTCGATGCAGCTGCGCTTTCATACCCAAACCGGCGGTTCCACTCTGACGGCGCAGCAACCGGACAACAATATTGTTCGGGTGACGGTGCAGGCCTTGTCCGCCGTTTTGGGCGGTACTCAAAGCCTGCACACCAATGCGAGGGATGAAGCCTTGGCCCTGCCGACGGAGGAGTCGGCGCGGATTGCGTTGCGCACCCAGCAAATCTTGGCCCATGAGAGCGGAGTCACTCATACGGTGGATCCCCTGGGCGGCTCCTGGTTTGTAGAATCCCTGACCGATGCCATCGAACGGGAAGCGGAAACCTACATTCAACGAATCGATGAGATGGGCGGGGCGGTGGCCGCGGTGGAACAAGGGTATATGCAGCGGGAAATCCACCAAGCCGCCCTGGAGACGCAGCGCAAGATCGAATCCGGGGAGGAAGTGGTGGTGGGACTCAACCGGTACCGCCTGGAACAGGAGGCGGAGCCGGAGCTGTACCGTCTGGATCCCGCCCTGGCACGCAAACAGGTGGAGTCGCTTCAGGCACTGCGGTCCCGTCGGGACGAGGTGCGTGTTCAGGAATCGCTGGAGCGGCTCAAGAGGGGAGCCGCCGGCACTGATAATCTGATGCCGCTGATTTTGGATGCCGTTCGCTCATACGCCACGGTGGGGGAGATTTGTCATTCCCTTCGCAAGGTGTTTGGAGAGTATCAACCGATTGGATAA
- the mce gene encoding methylmalonyl-CoA epimerase — translation MIPILPEKMDHIGIAVRSIREALPLYRDVWGMEYLGEETVESEGVRVAFFRLGESKVELLEPLHEESAVARFLEKRGEGVHHIALRVKDIEFRLQQLAASGIRLIHDKPKTGAGGNRVAFLHPRSTGGVLVELCEPQP, via the coding sequence ATGATTCCCATACTGCCTGAGAAAATGGATCACATCGGAATCGCCGTCCGCTCGATCCGGGAAGCATTGCCGTTGTACCGGGATGTATGGGGTATGGAATATTTGGGGGAAGAGACGGTGGAGAGTGAAGGTGTGCGGGTGGCTTTCTTCCGGCTGGGGGAGAGCAAGGTGGAGCTTTTGGAACCACTCCATGAGGAAAGTGCCGTCGCCCGCTTTCTGGAAAAACGCGGGGAAGGGGTCCATCACATTGCCCTGCGGGTAAAGGATATCGAGTTCCGCTTGCAGCAGCTTGCGGCATCTGGGATCCGTCTGATTCATGACAAGCCTAAGACCGGTGCCGGCGGCAACCGGGTGGCCTTTCTCCACCCCCGTTCTACCGGTGGGGTGCTGGTTGAGCTGTGTGAACCACAGCCGTGA